A single region of the Yersinia entomophaga genome encodes:
- a CDS encoding formate--tetrahydrofolate ligase, with protein sequence MTQKLSTIENKPVAPALLPIEAVARSLGVADEALIPYGKHMAKIDIDCIDADKPQGKLVLVSSITPTPLGEGKTVTTIGLSQGINRLGVRCVACIRQPSLGPVFGVKGGAAGGGASQVLPMEKLNLHLTGDIHAISSAHNLAAAALDARLYHEQRLGEDFGPQTGMERLSIDPHRILWPRVLDHNDRALRQITVGVGGGSHGVERADRVEITAASELMAILALAEGLQDMRRRIGRIILAYSTSGQPITADDLGVAGAMTALMKDSIHPTLMQTSEQTPVLIHAGPFANIAHGNSSVLADRLGLQLADCVVTEAGFGSDMGMEKFFNIKYRQSGIAPSCVVLVATLRSLKANSGDFDIKPGQSLPAEIADSNIPLLAKGCANLKWHIDNAASYGLPVVVAINHFPTDSEEELAFLQDFALSAGAQACELSHAFATGGAGTEQLARCVLAACDNPNTPKLPYSNDMSLEAKLNRLAERYGAKEVLLSPLARQQLADITEQGFGHLPLCVAKTPLSISADPAKKNVPRDFTLPITSCAVSAGAGFVRVYAGNIMTMPGLGSLPAYHHIDIDDEGHIYGLS encoded by the coding sequence ATGACACAAAAATTATCGACGATTGAAAACAAGCCCGTTGCCCCTGCTTTGCTGCCTATTGAGGCCGTCGCCCGCAGCCTTGGGGTAGCCGATGAAGCTTTGATTCCCTATGGGAAGCACATGGCTAAAATTGATATCGATTGTATTGATGCCGACAAGCCGCAGGGCAAATTGGTCCTGGTTTCCAGCATTACACCTACCCCATTAGGCGAAGGTAAAACCGTCACAACCATCGGGCTCAGCCAAGGCATCAACCGACTCGGCGTGCGGTGTGTCGCCTGTATTCGTCAACCGAGTCTTGGCCCGGTGTTTGGCGTTAAGGGCGGTGCCGCCGGCGGTGGCGCGTCGCAAGTTTTACCGATGGAAAAGCTCAACCTTCATCTGACCGGCGATATCCACGCCATCAGTTCAGCCCATAATCTGGCCGCCGCCGCACTGGACGCTCGCCTTTACCACGAACAACGTCTCGGTGAGGATTTCGGCCCGCAGACCGGCATGGAACGGCTGAGTATCGATCCACATCGCATTCTATGGCCAAGGGTACTGGATCATAACGATCGTGCTCTGCGCCAGATTACCGTAGGGGTGGGAGGTGGCAGCCACGGCGTGGAACGAGCCGACCGCGTAGAAATAACAGCCGCTTCGGAGCTTATGGCTATTCTCGCGCTGGCGGAGGGATTGCAGGATATGCGCCGTCGTATCGGCCGAATTATTCTGGCTTATTCCACCAGCGGTCAACCTATTACCGCCGATGATTTAGGCGTAGCGGGTGCCATGACTGCGTTGATGAAAGACAGTATTCACCCAACGTTAATGCAAACCAGCGAGCAAACGCCGGTGTTGATTCACGCGGGCCCCTTCGCCAATATCGCGCACGGTAACTCATCCGTACTCGCCGATCGTTTAGGCCTGCAACTGGCAGATTGTGTCGTCACCGAGGCCGGTTTTGGCTCAGATATGGGGATGGAGAAATTCTTCAATATCAAATATCGCCAATCTGGCATCGCTCCTTCCTGCGTGGTTCTGGTGGCTACGTTACGCAGCCTCAAAGCTAACAGCGGCGATTTTGACATTAAACCGGGCCAGTCTTTGCCAGCAGAAATTGCTGACAGCAATATTCCTCTGCTCGCCAAGGGTTGCGCTAACCTGAAATGGCATATTGATAATGCCGCCAGCTACGGTTTACCTGTGGTCGTCGCCATAAACCATTTCCCGACCGATAGCGAGGAGGAGCTTGCCTTCCTGCAAGATTTCGCCTTATCTGCCGGAGCGCAGGCCTGCGAACTTAGCCATGCCTTTGCCACCGGCGGTGCAGGCACTGAGCAACTGGCACGCTGCGTACTGGCAGCCTGCGACAACCCTAATACACCGAAATTGCCTTATTCGAACGACATGTCATTGGAAGCCAAACTGAACCGTTTAGCCGAACGTTATGGAGCCAAAGAGGTACTGCTCAGCCCGCTGGCGCGCCAGCAACTGGCGGATATTACCGAGCAGGGCTTTGGTCACTTGCCGCTGTGCGTTGCTAAAACGCCGTTATCAATCAGTGCAGACCCCGCGAAAAAGAACGTTCCCCGTGACTTCACGCTACCGATTACTTCTTGCGCCGTATCCGCCGGAGCCGGTTTTGTTCGGGTTTACGCTGGGAATATCATGACCATGCCGGGGCTAGGTAGTTTGCCTGCCTACCATCATATTGATATAGATGACGAAGGGCATATCTACGGGTTAAGCTAA
- a CDS encoding glycoside hydrolase family 1 protein → MSAFPKDFLWGAASAAYQVEGAYDADGKGLSIWDTFSHLPGTTYQGTNGDVAVDHYHRFREDVALMAEMGMKSYRFSISWPRLLPTGRGEVNPAGVKFYSDLIDALLEHNIEPMITLYHWDLPQALQDEGGWEARSTADAFEEYARLCYESYGDRVKLWSTFNETVCFIGFGYITGAHPPGVQEPARAIQACHHVFVAHAKAVAAFRSCGIDGKIGFVNVLQTHTPLSHSAEDMAAFNLAEGIFTHWLYDPVLKGEYPAELLEQAQAIWGVPRFAPGDDALLRSNICDFIGLNYYKRETIAANNQDTQLKINTTGQKGAGHQQGNEFGFKGLFKFVRNPNGVYTDWDWEIYPQGLTEGIMNIKARYGDIPIYITENGLGAKDPIIDGEVVDDDRIDYLNQHIGAIEDAIKQGADVRGYYPWSFIDLLSWLNGFQKQYGFVYVDHQKQLARQRKKSFFWYQKVIESNGDQR, encoded by the coding sequence ATGTCTGCTTTTCCAAAAGATTTCCTCTGGGGCGCCGCCAGCGCCGCCTATCAGGTTGAAGGGGCTTACGACGCCGACGGCAAGGGCCTTTCCATCTGGGATACCTTCTCCCATTTACCGGGTACGACCTATCAGGGAACGAACGGCGATGTGGCCGTAGATCACTACCATCGCTTCCGTGAAGACGTCGCGTTGATGGCCGAAATGGGAATGAAAAGTTACCGTTTCTCTATTTCCTGGCCTCGCCTGTTACCTACGGGCCGTGGGGAAGTCAATCCAGCCGGCGTAAAATTCTATAGCGATTTGATCGATGCTTTGTTGGAACACAACATTGAGCCAATGATTACCCTGTATCACTGGGATTTACCTCAAGCATTACAGGATGAAGGCGGCTGGGAAGCTCGCAGTACTGCCGATGCTTTCGAAGAATATGCTCGCCTTTGCTATGAGTCATACGGTGATCGGGTCAAACTCTGGTCAACATTCAATGAAACTGTGTGTTTCATTGGTTTCGGATATATTACTGGCGCGCACCCACCGGGCGTTCAGGAACCTGCGCGCGCCATTCAAGCCTGTCACCACGTATTTGTGGCTCACGCTAAAGCAGTAGCGGCTTTCCGTTCCTGCGGTATCGACGGGAAGATTGGTTTTGTGAACGTGCTGCAAACCCATACACCGCTGAGCCACTCTGCGGAAGATATGGCGGCTTTCAATCTGGCTGAAGGCATTTTCACCCACTGGCTATACGATCCTGTGCTGAAAGGCGAATATCCTGCCGAGTTGCTGGAGCAAGCTCAGGCTATCTGGGGAGTTCCGAGGTTTGCACCAGGGGATGACGCACTGTTACGCAGCAATATCTGCGACTTTATTGGCTTGAATTACTATAAGCGCGAGACTATCGCCGCCAATAATCAGGATACTCAGCTAAAGATTAATACAACCGGGCAAAAAGGCGCAGGCCACCAGCAGGGTAATGAATTCGGTTTCAAAGGACTGTTCAAGTTTGTCCGTAATCCAAACGGCGTTTACACCGACTGGGATTGGGAAATCTACCCTCAAGGTCTGACCGAAGGCATCATGAATATCAAAGCCCGTTATGGTGATATTCCGATCTACATCACCGAAAATGGCTTAGGCGCTAAAGATCCTATTATCGATGGCGAAGTGGTGGACGACGATCGTATTGATTATCTCAACCAGCATATCGGTGCTATTGAAGATGCAATCAAGCAAGGGGCGGATGTACGCGGATACTACCCTTGGTCATTTATCGATTTGCTCAGCTGGCTTAATGGATTCCAGAAGCAGTATGGCTTTGTCTACGTTGATCACCAAAAGCAGCTCGCGCGTCAACGTAAAAAAAGCTTCTTCTGGTATCAAAAAGTGATTGAAAGCAACGGCGATCAACGCTAA
- the rsxB gene encoding electron transport complex subunit RsxB has product MMSLWIAIGALSMLALISGVVLGFAARRFQVDEDPIVEQVDELLPQSQCGQCGYPGCRPYAEAVSNSGEKINKCAPGGEQVMLKLADLLGVEPQPLDGDETLANPVRKVAFIDESNCIGCTKCIQACPVDAIVGATRAMHTVLPDLCTGCDLCVDPCPTDCIEMIPVPTTTANWKWDLNAIPVKTVPSQIIPVKLIDVEQHV; this is encoded by the coding sequence ATGATGTCGTTATGGATTGCTATTGGCGCACTCAGCATGCTAGCGCTAATTTCCGGTGTGGTGCTAGGCTTTGCCGCGCGCCGGTTTCAGGTAGACGAAGATCCCATCGTTGAGCAGGTCGACGAGCTTCTGCCACAAAGCCAGTGTGGCCAATGTGGCTATCCCGGCTGTCGTCCTTATGCTGAAGCGGTCTCCAACAGCGGCGAAAAAATCAATAAATGTGCCCCCGGCGGCGAGCAGGTTATGCTTAAACTGGCTGATTTACTGGGCGTAGAACCGCAACCGTTGGACGGCGACGAAACGCTGGCCAATCCGGTGCGGAAAGTGGCATTTATTGATGAAAGCAACTGTATTGGCTGCACCAAGTGTATTCAGGCCTGCCCGGTCGATGCCATTGTGGGCGCAACCCGCGCCATGCATACAGTATTGCCGGATCTCTGTACCGGTTGTGATTTATGCGTTGATCCTTGCCCAACCGATTGTATTGAAATGATTCCGGTTCCTACCACGACCGCCAACTGGAAGTGGGATCTCAACGCTATTCCGGTGAAAACCGTCCCATCACAGATTATTCCAGTGAAATTGATCGACGTGGAGCAACATGTTTAA
- the rsxA gene encoding electron transport complex subunit RsxA yields MTEYLLLFVSTVLVNNFVLVKFLGLCPFMGVSKKLETAIGMGLATTFVLTLASVCAWMVNSFILLPLGLVYLRTLAFILVIAVVVQFTELVVRKTSPALYRLLGIFLPLITTNCAVLGVALLNVNQSHNFLQSAVYGFSAAAGFSLVMVLFAAIRERLAVADVPAPFRGSSIALITAGLMSLAFMGFTGLVKF; encoded by the coding sequence ATGACTGAATACCTGCTTTTGTTCGTTAGCACCGTTCTGGTAAATAACTTTGTGCTGGTCAAATTTCTTGGCCTGTGTCCGTTTATGGGCGTTTCCAAAAAACTGGAAACCGCTATCGGCATGGGGCTGGCAACCACTTTTGTACTGACGCTGGCGTCGGTATGCGCGTGGATGGTGAACAGCTTTATTTTGCTGCCTTTGGGGCTAGTTTATTTACGAACGCTGGCATTCATTCTGGTTATTGCCGTAGTGGTGCAATTCACCGAGTTAGTGGTACGCAAAACCAGTCCGGCGCTATATCGTCTGCTGGGGATATTTTTGCCATTGATTACAACCAACTGCGCGGTATTGGGCGTGGCCCTGCTGAACGTGAACCAGTCACATAATTTCCTTCAATCAGCCGTTTACGGTTTTAGCGCCGCGGCGGGCTTCTCTTTGGTGATGGTTCTCTTCGCGGCTATCCGCGAGCGTCTGGCGGTCGCCGATGTTCCCGCGCCATTCCGTGGTTCCTCCATTGCATTGATTACGGCCGGGCTGATGTCATTAGCTTTTATGGGCTTTACGGGGCTGGTGAAATTCTAA
- the tehB gene encoding SAM-dependent methyltransferase TehB produces the protein MQELICYKKMPVWNSRTLPAMFQEKHNTKDGTWAKLTILQGELTFSLLTEDGEDIESFIFSKVNQPKMIEPQVWHRIASFSDDIECQLEFLCTPEDFYHKKYALTPTHSEVINAARLITPCKAMDLGCGSGRNSLYLNLLGFDVDACDHNAQSVEFIDEIIEKEGLQNIHTQVRDINDLVIDGQYGLILSTVVFMFLDRQKIPAIIDNMQQSTQPGGYNLIVAAMSTDDYPCNMPFSFTFKHNELKEYYRDWTIVKYNEDLGALHKKDAEGNRIKLRFATLLAKKG, from the coding sequence ATGCAGGAACTCATTTGCTACAAAAAAATGCCGGTTTGGAACAGTCGCACGTTGCCTGCGATGTTCCAGGAAAAACACAATACCAAAGACGGTACCTGGGCCAAGCTGACGATATTGCAAGGCGAGCTGACTTTTTCATTGCTCACGGAAGACGGGGAAGACATTGAGTCCTTCATTTTTAGCAAGGTTAACCAGCCGAAAATGATCGAGCCGCAGGTATGGCACCGGATTGCGTCTTTCTCTGATGATATAGAATGCCAGCTAGAGTTTCTCTGCACGCCAGAAGATTTCTATCATAAAAAATACGCTTTGACGCCGACTCATTCGGAGGTTATCAACGCTGCCCGTCTGATAACACCTTGTAAAGCGATGGATTTGGGCTGTGGTTCCGGCCGTAATTCACTGTATCTCAATCTGCTCGGTTTTGATGTGGATGCCTGCGATCACAACGCTCAGTCGGTGGAATTTATTGATGAAATTATTGAAAAGGAAGGGCTGCAAAACATCCATACGCAGGTACGTGATATTAACGATCTGGTGATCGACGGTCAGTACGGTTTAATTTTATCTACCGTGGTGTTTATGTTTCTCGACCGTCAGAAGATACCGGCGATTATCGACAATATGCAACAATCGACTCAGCCTGGCGGTTATAACCTGATCGTGGCCGCGATGTCTACGGATGATTACCCGTGCAATATGCCTTTTTCCTTCACCTTTAAACACAATGAGTTGAAAGAATATTATCGGGATTGGACTATCGTGAAATACAACGAGGACCTTGGGGCTTTGCATAAGAAAGATGCAGAAGGCAACAGAATCAAACTGCGCTTTGCCACTTTATTAGCCAAGAAAGGTTAG
- a CDS encoding NarK family nitrate/nitrite MFS transporter has translation MTQISMSDMKDKGRLITDWRPEDAIFWKLRGQFVARRNLWISIFCLLLAYCVWMLFSALAVNLNHVGFSFSADQLFMLAALPSVSGTLLRVAYSFMVPIFGGRRWTAVSTGFLIIPCVWLGFAVQNPKTTFETFVIIALLCGFAGANFASSMGNISFFYPKDKQGQALGYNGGLGNIGVSLMQLVVPIAISVSLFSAFGSAGKLMPDGETLWLENAAWIWVIPLGIATLLAWFGMNDLAMNKTSVGKQFGILKNRHLWVLGLLYLASYGSFIGFAAAFAMLSTIEFPEVEILYYAFFGPFLGALARSVGGIMADRFSGVLVTALNFVVMALLILLLIMTLPDANSPGSFVAFFSVFMLLFITAGLGSGSTYQMIAVVFRKSTADKIKAQGGSQEEAERHGVADTATALGFISVIGASGGFFIPKVMGSSLAMTGSVFTAMLFIFVLYILSITMTWLVYGRRKGC, from the coding sequence ATGACGCAAATATCAATGTCAGATATGAAAGATAAAGGGCGTTTAATCACAGACTGGCGGCCGGAAGATGCTATTTTCTGGAAACTACGTGGTCAATTTGTAGCAAGACGGAATCTCTGGATTTCTATTTTCTGTCTGCTATTAGCTTATTGTGTCTGGATGTTATTTAGCGCATTGGCAGTTAATTTAAATCACGTCGGATTTTCATTTTCGGCAGACCAACTGTTTATGCTGGCCGCATTACCTTCGGTATCTGGCACGTTATTGCGGGTAGCTTATTCCTTTATGGTGCCAATTTTTGGTGGTAGACGCTGGACCGCGGTGAGCACGGGGTTTTTGATTATCCCCTGCGTGTGGCTAGGTTTTGCGGTGCAGAACCCCAAGACCACCTTTGAAACCTTCGTCATTATCGCTCTACTATGCGGGTTTGCCGGAGCCAATTTTGCTTCCAGCATGGGAAATATCAGCTTCTTTTACCCGAAAGATAAACAAGGGCAGGCGCTTGGTTATAACGGCGGTTTGGGCAATATTGGCGTAAGCCTGATGCAATTGGTGGTACCCATTGCTATTTCGGTTTCGTTGTTTAGCGCCTTTGGCAGCGCAGGGAAACTGATGCCCGATGGGGAAACGCTGTGGCTGGAGAATGCGGCGTGGATCTGGGTCATTCCCCTTGGCATCGCCACGCTACTGGCCTGGTTTGGCATGAACGATCTGGCGATGAACAAAACTTCCGTCGGCAAACAGTTCGGCATTTTGAAGAACCGCCATTTATGGGTTCTGGGATTATTGTATCTGGCGTCTTATGGCTCATTCATCGGTTTTGCCGCTGCTTTTGCCATGCTATCCACCATTGAATTCCCTGAGGTCGAGATACTCTATTACGCCTTCTTTGGCCCGTTTCTCGGTGCATTAGCGCGCTCCGTGGGCGGAATCATGGCGGATCGTTTTAGTGGCGTATTGGTCACCGCGCTCAATTTTGTTGTGATGGCGCTACTGATCCTGTTGTTGATTATGACATTACCGGATGCTAATAGTCCTGGCTCGTTTGTTGCTTTTTTCAGCGTCTTTATGCTGCTGTTTATCACTGCAGGGCTGGGCAGCGGTTCAACCTATCAAATGATCGCGGTGGTCTTTCGTAAAAGTACTGCCGACAAAATAAAAGCGCAGGGCGGCAGTCAGGAAGAAGCGGAGCGTCACGGCGTGGCTGATACCGCCACCGCTCTGGGCTTTATTTCCGTGATTGGTGCATCGGGTGGCTTCTTTATTCCGAAAGTCATGGGCTCGTCATTGGCAATGACCGGCTCGGTCTTTACAGCAATGTTGTTTATTTTTGTGCTTTATATTTTATCCATCACGATGACTTGGCTGGTTTATGGCAGAAGAAAAGGGTGTTAA
- a CDS encoding DUF2569 domain-containing protein — protein MSHSEEYQRIGGWLLAPMAYLIVTLLSATLMLALYAMAVVTPESREYLMANSQAFTLQWYFSVVTTLFMWGFTLWMLWLFCSRSRRFPKLFILWLLLTVLLALKAFAFAPISDEVALRALGWPLLAAACFVPYMQKSVRVKGTFTEI, from the coding sequence ATGTCTCACTCTGAAGAATATCAGCGAATCGGCGGTTGGTTACTGGCACCAATGGCCTATCTGATTGTCACCTTGCTCAGCGCTACGTTGATGTTGGCACTGTATGCTATGGCGGTGGTCACACCAGAGTCGCGGGAATACCTTATGGCCAACTCACAGGCATTTACCCTTCAATGGTACTTTTCTGTGGTGACAACGCTGTTTATGTGGGGCTTCACGCTGTGGATGCTATGGCTGTTTTGCAGCCGTTCCCGCCGTTTCCCTAAACTGTTTATTTTGTGGCTGTTGCTGACGGTTCTTCTGGCACTGAAAGCCTTCGCCTTCGCACCAATTTCCGATGAAGTTGCCCTGAGAGCCCTCGGCTGGCCTCTGTTGGCAGCAGCTTGCTTTGTACCCTATATGCAAAAATCTGTTCGGGTAAAAGGGACTTTTACGGAGATTTAA
- the rsxC gene encoding electron transport complex subunit RsxC → MFKLFTPRKKDKIWDFDGGIHPPEMKVQSSRVPMRIAPLPDQFIIPLQQHLGPEGELRVKAGDNVLKGQPLTVGRGRTVPVHAPTSGLITAIAPHTTAHPSGLAEICVHITPDGEDRWCERHPLPDYQQAQPHDLLERIHQAGIAGLGGAGFPTASKLQGGLNGVKTLIINAAECEPYITADDRLMQDHADEVVSGINILIHLLQPERVLIGIEDNKPEAIEALKQSLAGHSSILLRVIPTKYPSGGAKQLTKILTGQEVPFGKHSSAIGVLMQNVGTVVAIKRAIIDGEPLIERVVTLTGDALSRPGNFWARIGTPVLHLLALAGFTPQAQPMVIMGGPLMGFTLPSLDVPIVKISNCILAPAETEIGISEQEEACIRCGLCVDACPAGLLPQQLYWFSRGEEHEKARNHNLFDCIECGACAYVCPSNIPLVQYYRKEKAEIKALDQEAARAAEAKARFEAKQARLEREKQAREQRHKQAAVKLTDSDQQAVQAAMERIAAQKSSDTAINVQPGEMPDNSAIIAAREARKAQARARQAEKREATTSTPESTDDRQAAVAAAIARVKAKKAAQNQQDDSATPVVSEAVNNPTDDPRKAAVAAAIARVKAKKAAQNQQDAITTPVASEAVNNPTDDPRKAAVAAAIARVKAKKAAQNQQDASATPVASEAVDNPTDDPRKAAVAAAIARVKAKKAAQNQQDAITTPVASEAVNNPTDDPRKAAVAAAIARVKAKKAAQNQQDDSATPVVSEAVNNPTDDPRKAAVAAAIARVKAKKAAEKSAISS, encoded by the coding sequence ATGTTTAAGCTATTTACACCGCGTAAGAAAGATAAAATCTGGGACTTTGATGGCGGCATTCATCCACCGGAAATGAAAGTGCAATCCAGCCGCGTACCCATGCGTATTGCGCCGCTTCCCGATCAATTTATTATCCCGCTCCAGCAGCATTTAGGGCCGGAAGGCGAACTACGAGTAAAAGCGGGCGATAACGTGTTGAAAGGTCAGCCGCTGACCGTTGGGCGCGGACGCACCGTCCCGGTTCATGCGCCGACATCCGGTTTGATCACTGCAATTGCGCCACACACGACTGCGCATCCATCTGGTTTAGCCGAGATTTGTGTACATATTACACCGGATGGAGAAGACCGCTGGTGTGAACGCCATCCCCTACCCGATTATCAGCAGGCTCAGCCCCACGATTTGTTGGAACGTATTCATCAGGCCGGTATTGCCGGGCTGGGCGGCGCGGGATTCCCTACGGCAAGCAAATTACAGGGTGGTTTAAACGGCGTTAAAACCTTAATCATTAACGCCGCCGAATGTGAACCTTATATTACCGCCGATGATCGACTGATGCAGGATCATGCCGACGAAGTGGTCAGCGGAATCAATATCTTAATTCACTTGCTACAACCTGAGCGGGTGTTGATTGGCATCGAAGACAATAAACCGGAAGCCATTGAAGCCCTGAAGCAGTCGTTGGCCGGCCATTCGTCGATTCTGTTACGCGTCATACCGACCAAATATCCTTCCGGCGGAGCCAAACAGCTCACTAAAATTCTGACCGGTCAGGAAGTGCCTTTCGGTAAGCATTCCTCAGCCATCGGTGTATTGATGCAAAACGTTGGAACCGTCGTCGCGATCAAAAGAGCTATTATCGACGGCGAACCGCTGATTGAGCGTGTCGTGACTCTGACCGGCGACGCCCTTTCTCGTCCCGGCAATTTCTGGGCCAGGATCGGTACGCCGGTGCTCCATCTGCTGGCGCTGGCTGGCTTTACTCCGCAAGCGCAGCCAATGGTGATTATGGGCGGCCCACTGATGGGCTTTACGCTGCCAAGTCTGGATGTGCCGATAGTCAAAATCAGTAACTGTATTCTGGCTCCCGCTGAAACCGAGATCGGTATCAGCGAGCAGGAAGAAGCCTGTATTCGCTGCGGGCTGTGTGTCGATGCCTGCCCGGCGGGGCTGTTGCCACAGCAGCTTTACTGGTTCAGCCGCGGCGAAGAGCATGAAAAAGCCCGCAATCATAATCTGTTTGATTGTATTGAGTGTGGTGCCTGTGCCTATGTTTGCCCGAGTAATATTCCGTTAGTGCAGTATTACAGAAAAGAAAAAGCCGAAATTAAAGCGCTGGATCAGGAGGCTGCGCGAGCGGCCGAAGCCAAGGCGCGTTTTGAGGCCAAACAGGCTCGTCTGGAACGGGAAAAACAGGCTAGAGAACAACGACATAAACAAGCAGCGGTCAAATTGACCGATAGCGATCAACAGGCAGTACAGGCTGCGATGGAGCGAATTGCGGCGCAGAAATCTTCCGACACAGCGATTAACGTACAACCAGGTGAAATGCCAGATAACAGTGCCATCATCGCCGCTCGAGAAGCCAGAAAAGCACAGGCTCGAGCACGTCAGGCAGAAAAACGCGAAGCGACAACGTCTACACCAGAATCAACCGACGATCGTCAGGCGGCGGTGGCGGCAGCCATTGCCAGAGTCAAAGCCAAAAAAGCCGCTCAAAATCAACAAGATGACAGCGCCACTCCCGTCGTCAGCGAAGCCGTGAATAACCCGACGGACGATCCGCGTAAAGCGGCGGTGGCGGCAGCCATTGCCAGAGTCAAAGCCAAAAAAGCCGCGCAAAATCAACAAGATGCCATCACCACTCCCGTCGCCAGCGAAGCCGTGAATAACCCGACGGACGATCCGCGTAAAGCGGCGGTGGCGGCAGCCATTGCCAGAGTCAAAGCCAAAAAAGCCGCGCAAAATCAACAAGATGCCAGCGCCACTCCCGTCGCCAGCGAAGCCGTGGATAACCCGACGGACGATCCGCGTAAAGCGGCGGTGGCGGCAGCCATTGCCAGAGTCAAAGCCAAAAAAGCTGCGCAAAATCAACAAGATGCCATCACCACTCCCGTCGCCAGCGAAGCCGTGAATAACCCGACGGACGATCCGCGTAAAGCGGCGGTGGCGGCAGCCATTGCCAGAGTCAAAGCCAAAAAAGCCGCGCAAAATCAACAAGATGACAGCGCCACTCCCGTCGTCAGCGAAGCCGTGAATAACCCGACGGACGATCCGCGTAAAGCGGCGGTGGCGGCAGCCATTGCCAGAGTCAAAGCCAAAAAAGCCGCAGAAAAATCAGCAATATCTTCGTAA